The following coding sequences are from one Culex quinquefasciatus strain JHB chromosome 1, VPISU_Cqui_1.0_pri_paternal, whole genome shotgun sequence window:
- the LOC119765362 gene encoding uncharacterized protein LOC119765362 — translation MSAKKIETFLKNTAFMTEFIPHVQSFPCLWDKDFEESRSRFSRQQAWVQISDKIGPEKLTAKECQALWTKLRICYTVHLRHLSRGRTSRFKLAKPLEFLGPFVDIQLRKPVKSAKVLPVADEGDSDEDDPPPVAENGVTEEDCLIEYCPEVDGEEEQVDGLQNIADQTIVVYVLFPEAAC, via the exons ATGTCcgccaaaaaaatcgaaacattccTCAAAAACACAGCATTCATGACCGAATTTATACCGCACGTGCAATCCTTCCCATGTCTGTGGGACAAAGACTTTGAAGAATCCCGCAGCCGTTTTTCGCGACAACAAGCCTGGGTGCAAATTTCGGACAAAATCGGACCGGAAAAGC TCACCGCCAAAGAGTGCCAAGCGCTGTGGACCAAGCTGCGGATCTGCTACACCGTACACCTGCGCCATCTGTCCCGCGGACGCACCAGCCGATTCAAGCTGGCCAAGCCGCTGGAGTTTTTGGGCCCGTTTGTGGACATTCAGCTGAGGAAGCCGGTTAAAAGCGCGAAGGTGCTGCCTGTGGCGGACGAGGGAGATTCCGACGAGGATGATCCGCCACCGGTCGCGGAGAACGGCGTGACCGAAGAGGACTGCCTGATCGAGTACTGCCCGGAGGTGGATGGAGAGGAGGAGCAGGTTGACGGCTTGCAGAACATTGCGGATCAGACGATTGTGGTGTACGTGTTGTTTCCGGAAGCAGCGTGCTGA
- the LOC6034315 gene encoding uncharacterized protein LOC6034315, with protein MDAQIKRARYLSSKEFSVLFAQTVHIFPSIWNRSLRENRSLIVVNLAWEKIANILGNGLTAKQCQQKWRSMRNNYTAQLRMAARDGTDLVFLNGAMDFVRPFTISGLGYPAGNGNDSSSDCEVVEEEEETMVSSGVNKPDDEPQVTTTNGDGKVVLEDAPAACQHVQIDSSDGDALFLLSVLPEMEAMNEDQKRAFKNTVQALGKQFRD; from the exons atggacGCACAAATAAAACGAGCGAGATACCTTTCCTCGAAGGAGTTCAGCGTGCTCTTCGCCCAAACTGTGCACATCTTCCCGAGCATCTGGAACCGGAGCCTGCGCGAGAACCGGAGCCTAATAGTGGTTAATTTAGCCTGGGAGAAGATTGCTAATATTCTTGGCAACGGCT TAACGGCCAAGCAATGCCAGCAAAAGTGGCGTTCGATGCGGAACAACTACACGGCCCAGCTCCGAATGGCGGCCCGCGACGGGACCGACCTCGTGTTCTTGAACGGCGCCATGGACTTTGTCCGTCCGTTCACGATTTCCGGCCTGGGTTATCCTGCTGGCAACGGTAACGATTCAAGCAGCGACTGCGAAGTGgtcgaagaggaggaggagacgATGGTTAGTTCCGGTGTCAATAAGCCGGATGACGAACCGCAGGTCACGACGACGAATGGTGACGGCAAGGTAGTGCTTGAAGATGCTCCGGCAGCTTGTCAGCACGTTCAGATAGATAGCTCCGACGGAGATGCGCTGTTCCTGCTGAGCGTGCTGCCGGAAATGGAAGCAATGAACGAGGACCAGAAGCGAGCCTTTAAGAACACCGTGCAGGCATTGGGCAAGCAGTTTCGAGATTGA
- the LOC6034316 gene encoding uncharacterized protein LOC6034316, translating to MVQGNKDFNVRLISLVKAHPIIWNRNDQHYRSTRNRRENHLVEIWKHIASEIGQGMTPDMCSAKWSNLRGNYSRYLRNIAVGNPGKFFMSEEMKFLLPHMDVKLPEETAPGNETEENSVNGQDCAEAMEEEDSEGSGSGPTGAKTFRQCKHLVVDSQNTDAVFLLSLLPDLGRMSPAQKRLFKQGALELCQLILD from the exons ATGGTACAAGGCAACAAAGACTTCAACGTGCGACTCATTTCCCTGGTCAAAGCCCATCCCATAATTTGGAACCGGAATGATCAGCACTACCGCAGCACGCGTAACCGCAGAGAGAACCATCTGGTCGAGATTTGGAAGCATATCGCCAGCGAAATCGGCCAAGGAA TGACCCCCGATATGTGCAGCGCCAAGTGGAGCAACCTCCGGGGGAACTACAGCCGGTACCTGCGCAACATTGCGGTCGGAAATCCCGGCAAGTTCTTCATGTCCGAGGAGATGAAGTTTCTGTTGCCCCACATGGACGTGAAGCTGCCGGAGGAGACCGCACCCGGCAACGAAACCGAGGAAAACAGCGTTAACGGTCAGGATTGCGCGGAAGCGATGGAGGAGGAAGATTCCGAGGGAAGCGGGAGTGGGCCTACCGGCGCTAAAACCTTCCGACAGTGTAAGCACCTGGTGGTGGACTCGCAGAATACGGATGCGGTTTTCCTGCTGAGCTTGCTACCAGATTTGGGCCGCATGAGCCCCGCCCAGAAGCGACTGTTCAAGCAGGGAGCCCTCGAGTTGTGCCAGCTAATCTTGGATTAG